In one window of Nitrosarchaeum sp. DNA:
- a CDS encoding DUF354 domain-containing protein: MKIWIDVLTPKQLLFSEPMIEKLRKKHNVLCTSRSYNEVSKLAKIRKIDLIYVGKHGGGEKFDKLEASIDRIKKLTLLINKFSPELVISFCSPEAARVSFGMGINHIAFCDSPHANAVMKLTLPLIQKLLIPWIIPKKEFSKYGIDSKDIIPYKAIDASVTIKRKINHKRHSLFKNKLKKNILIRVEEEQAAYSSKSKKIIPIIKEIVKEFDGENIIILGRYSEQINSLRELFGKNAKILKMAFDGKYLLDNTNIFVGSGGTMTAESALLGVPTISYNAVPNIVEKYLVKNHLVKRETNPKKITKIMKKFLETPANSHKEKARKISESMEDPIQKLIQIIKE; this comes from the coding sequence TTGAAAATTTGGATAGATGTTCTAACTCCCAAACAATTATTGTTTTCAGAACCAATGATTGAAAAATTAAGGAAAAAGCATAATGTTTTGTGTACATCTAGATCATATAATGAAGTCTCAAAACTAGCAAAAATTCGAAAAATTGACCTAATTTATGTGGGAAAACATGGCGGAGGCGAAAAATTTGACAAACTTGAGGCTAGCATTGACCGAATAAAGAAACTCACTTTATTAATAAATAAATTTTCTCCAGAATTGGTAATTAGTTTTTGTTCTCCTGAAGCAGCAAGAGTTTCTTTTGGCATGGGAATTAATCATATTGCATTTTGCGATTCACCACATGCTAATGCAGTTATGAAGTTAACATTGCCTTTAATTCAAAAATTGTTGATCCCTTGGATAATTCCTAAAAAAGAATTTTCAAAATACGGGATAGATTCCAAAGACATTATTCCATACAAAGCAATTGATGCATCAGTAACAATTAAAAGAAAAATAAATCATAAAAGACATTCATTGTTTAAAAATAAACTCAAGAAAAATATTTTGATTAGAGTTGAAGAAGAGCAAGCAGCATATTCATCAAAATCAAAGAAAATTATTCCAATAATAAAAGAAATTGTAAAAGAATTTGATGGTGAGAATATTATTATTCTAGGAAGATATTCTGAACAAATTAATAGTTTAAGAGAATTATTTGGTAAAAATGCAAAGATATTGAAAATGGCATTTGATGGAAAATATTTGTTAGATAATACAAACATTTTTGTAGGTTCTGGTGGGACTATGACTGCAGAATCAGCTTTACTTGGAGTTCCAACAATTTCATATAATGCTGTACCTAATATTGTTGAAAAATATTTAGTTAAAAATCATCTTGTGAAAAGAGAAACAAATCCTAAAAAAATTACCAAAATTATGAAAAAATTTCTTGAAACTCCAGCAAATAGTCATAAAGAAAAAGCAAGAAAAATATCAGAAAGTATGGAAGATCCTATTCAAAAACTAATTCAAATAATAAAAGAGTGA